The DNA segment aataTATTTGATCTAGGTTATGCTCCTTTAGAGCAGGGTTCTAAAACTGTGTAAAATTTCACAGTTTTGTACATTCTCctttcatattatttgatgGACTATATATGTTCTTGAACACTGCTTGAAGGGACAAAACCTTAATCAAACATAtccaaggggagataatcagaTTACTtactttaatattgaaatattttgtttaagttttgtAAAGCACAATTCCTCCAAAACTGTGAGAGTCATATTGATAAACCTTTACACAGTTTACATGAGGATGTATTATCCTTGCCCTACATGGTAAACAGAAAGCTGTTTCGAAGAggactgtaaaaaaatataattttcattttatgtaaatttttacagaTCTagtcttcctatatctattttatactttaaatatacTTAATTATATGACAGGAAAGGGCTATCAAACACATATTACCCTATTAAATAACTTGTACATTATTACTTACTTTCAGTCAAACTTCCATGTATTGTTACTGACTGGAATGAATGGTCTGCACCTGATGCAACTGGCTCTtcattcagatggagatttgTCACCAGACCATCAATTAATGGAGGACAGGAATGTCCAGATCTCATCCAGGGCAAGAAGGGTatgtttattatgaaaaaatattttctcaaaGTTATCAATCATTATTAATTCACtggttatatataatatatatatttaatataacatCTTAAAGTATGAAACTAATTTTGAAgtgaaaaatactgaaatcattCGGTTGAATTTGCTTAAAACATCGAGTTCTTTGCATATTTTTATGCGTCTTATGAAATGAGCGCTGTACTGATCAATACCAAATAAAAGAATTTTACAAGCATGGTACTTCTGCAAAATAATTTACTATCtatcaaaattgtttatcttGACATTACAGTACCACTGCCACTTATTGTTGGTCCATGGAACACATGGTCTGCTTCTGATGCCACAGGAACCTCTTTCAGATGGAGATATGTGTTGAGACCAGCAATCAACAAAGATGAACCAATTCCAGAACTCATTGAAGCTAGAAAAGGTAAAGAAACCTAGTAATCACcatttgttttactttgaatTATAGAGAGAGAGAGTTTTCACATACTAAGCATTTTTGTGACTGCATCTTACGATCCTTTACGACAGATAATTTAGCTAATCAGCAATTAATTCCATcttcatgcctaatatatcatgttCTGAATTACAACTCTAGATTCCACTGAAGTGGAAAGGTAACACTAGGCCACtggatacaaagatttttctaGCCTAAGTTCAGTTTAAATCAGCTGTATTTATAACAATAGCATTACGTGTTACAGTACTAAAAATTTTCACAAGACacattttttcataatatttgcaattgttttTTTGCAGTCAAATTGCCATGTATTGTAACTGACTGGAATGAATGGTCTGCACCTGATGCTACAGGCTCTtcattcagatggagatttgTCACTAGACCATCAATTAACGGTGGAGCTGAATGTCCAGACCTTATCCAGGGCAAACGAAGTATgcttatttgaaatttaactgtgttaataattggttaaaagatagaaaaaacATTACCATAAAACCTGATCTCCAAGGTTAGTTGAGAAAAAACCTGGTACATTTAGTCAAAAAAAGTTTTTGCAAAAGCAATGTTGTCTTCAACCATGTACAAGCAAACAATATTTCTCATAAACTTTGAAATGGAAGTTTTAAAATAGTTCATGTTTcattataacttataaataaatgtttctcTTTTTCAGTTCCACTGCCATGTCTTGTCAGTGAATGGGTTGAATGGACTGCACCTGATGCTACAGGAACTACCTTCAGATACAGATTCGTCACCAGACCACCAATCAACATGAAGGGAGAATGTCCACCACTTATCCAGGGCAAGAAGAGTAAGTACactcttatttttaatttaaatttaaatgaagtGTTGTTGAAATTTCATTTACCTTACAGCAATTAATTATGCTTCTTTGCCTAATGaccaaaaaaatgtcatttcaagaTATTGATAAATAACTAATATTTTACACCCAAAAAATTGCTTGAATGTCTCACCTCAACCaatacaatttttgttataacaaaatggatacAGATTTAAGTTACATaccattttgaatttaaagttACTGGttaaaaaagggagataattcaaattaatttgCTCATTCCAGTTCCACTGCCATGCTTGGTTTCTGATTGGACCACCTGGTCTGCACCAGATTCAACAGGAACATCATTCAGTTATAGAATGGTAACCAGACCAGCAATTAATGGAGGAAAAGAATGTCCAGAACTCATCAGATCTAAGAAAAGTAAGATTTGTTTCTAAAAAGAATTGAAATTTCAGTTGAATTAAACTGCATTTGATCCAGTTACCATTTAAGTTATTTGAGTAAGTTATTTCATGTTATCCAGACTCTGATCATTTCTTCTTACTCCTCAATTATGTGTGCTTAGCAAAGAAGCAGCAAATTTTAAAGTCTTCAGTATGAATGACTATGGAACAAACCAGTGACTTAATTCCTACACCTGAGGTAAACAAACCACAATTCAGACACCATTGAAAATTCTTATTGTATCATTGAAGCCATTCTGACATAtacttaaaacatttgttttatctttcagTACCACTGCCATGTCTTGTCTCTGATTGGACTGAATGGTCAGGTCTTGATGCCACTGGAACTTCATTCAGATACAGAATGGTAACCAGGCCACCAATCAACATGGATGGAGAATGTCCACCATTGATTCAAGCCAAGAAAGGTATGTTGTtagttaaggtctttcctttttctataaggaaagaccttactgtatttcttctgattattattattattattattattattctttccGCCAAACTTTAACGAAATTTCCCAAAAAAAGTACGCGACATGTTGAAATGATATTAGGTATTTAGTATCGGTTGACCAAAAGCTATCTTGTGGTGAGGGCACGACCCCgtaacatttcttttataggagttatctcccctaacaccaaaaaccttgttatcatTCTAACTCCATAAccataataggtagaaaaaaaaacaaagggtggAATTTGTTCAGGAACAGACCCTTGTGCTTCGTTACAGACttattggtagggttatgcccctttgaaaattaacaaatttcgGTTGGCCACTGAAACTCAGAAACTGTAAATTGTAGCCACCTAGGATCATCACCAATGATCattaattgacatggacatgAAAATTGAcctaaggtcaaaggtcaaggtcatgacCTAGATTTTGACCTTAGCTTGTTATCGGATTTCCTAAATAACCGTAAAAGATGGCTGATAAAATGTAACGGAGGAAATGTGTGTCTTGTTGAGATCTACATTTGTTATGTTGGGTTTAAAATCATTGGACCAACTGTTATGGAACTAGGGCACCAAAACTGTTTTTGGGGTCCGAAATGATGATTGTTTGCTTATAACCCAAAAGTGGTTAGAGATAGAAAGAAACTTTGAATTGCAATAATGATCAGCATAATAAGATCTACAAagttaggtcaaggtcagaggtCAAGTCCCTAGCAACGACATGAAACACCTTagcaaccatatatttttgaacttAGAAGGCtatggataatataaatatgaaatttttaatactggaaatgacatttttgtccCTAGCAACGACATATAAGTCCTTAACAatcacttatttttttcaactttaaatactatgaatagtacatatgacatttttaatactaacagtaatatttttatccttatgaatgatttttgtccttagcaaccactTGTTATGAACATAAAAGTCcttagaaaccatatattttttaactaagaaggcaattaataaaagaaaaaaggaaagacctatcaattgttcatgaacaattgacttttaattttttctttttatttatgaatttctgaaaaaatataaaaccgGCTTATAATTTGTTAATATCAGACATTCTACAGTTGCATGGGAGTGTGGTTTTTGGAAAAGTTGGAAATATTATGTGGTAAATGGCTTCTATGCTCTACTTTTATTGAAGActtcatgattttatttttgtattatttttgcaGAACCACTGCCATGTCTGGTTTCTGACTGGACCGCATGGACCTCACCAGACTCAACCGGAACTTCATACAGTATCAGAATGGTAACTAGACCAGCAATCAACGGCGGAAAAGAATGTCCAGAACTCATCAGATCTAAGAAATGTTAGTTTTTAtattcaagttttaaatttcAGGCATTACTACTAATGTTCACAATAAAATTTCCACCAACCACAAAATTTAGTACCAACCAAAAGTATATCTCTATTGAGTCTGCATGTGTTAAAGTTATTAGTAATTACACAAAATTAATAtctataattcaaaaatttcttCACAAAGATGAAACTCTATACCCACAAAGAACAGTACACCCAGAAAAATCTTAAATCTATCTTGTGTATCATATTACCAATCAAACTATGAGGGGcctcttttatgtttttttattgttttacagtaAGTCTACCATGTATTGTAAGTGATTGGACCGCATGGAGTGCACCTGATACCACAGGAACAATCTATAGATTCAGAATGATGACCAGACCATCACTCAATGGTGGTGCTGAATGTCCAGACTTGTTACAATCCAAGAAAggtatgattttaaaaaaggcTACTGCGCCAGACCCTCATGGGTagtcaaagttattaaaaataaattgtggtttgaaaaaatgttcaatacatttgtaaacCAAATTTTACTTTCTTGTGATAGAAACtagtaaaaacatttattattgaaTATTATAGCTCTAAAAATTGCCTGTTTGTATGGTTTTTGTAAGAAATTTcgatttttgttgatatttgatcATCtaatgtatgtattatataaaatgggTAATTCTTTGagcatttaaaattgttttttcccCCTGTACATATGAAATCAaggaaaaattggtatccaacaaaaaaaaagtgaattctCTGTgcctgtttttctttaaattaagaCTCTTTCTGATTGgatggtttttaattttaaagtacaaCTACCATGTATTGTAACTGACTGGAACGTATGGACTGCTGTTGATGCCACTGGAGTCTcctacagatacagatacattGTCCGACCATCACTTAATGGTGGCGCTGAATGTCCACCACTTATACAGTCCAAGAAAGGTGAGAGTTGTTTCACAAATGATTGTGTCTGTACATGGAAAGAGGTACAAGGTGGTTGTCAGAATAATGTGTCTTAGTTGGGTGACTTGTCTCCTTTTGCAATGTTACCATGGGAAGTAGCAAGGGGTTTGGGGCACTAAATCTTTACTATATATATGCCGGAGCCTTCTAATACTTcatgtttaagaaatttaaaagttttcttttcatagcaaatcgattttttttgtctacCTGACACATTTCATTGCTATACTTTTGTTTTGAGAGCACGGATACAATGTTTGCAGAAATATAATGAGTTAATTTGACTAACATCTGGTTCACCTTGTCAACACAAAACTGCTACAATTCCCTaaaatccttatttttacaatttttcttcttttagtACCACTACCATGTATTGTTAGTGAATGGACCGCATGGACATTACCAGACCAAACTGGAACAAGATATAGGTACAGAATGATGCAGAGACCACCACTTAATGGAGGAAAAGAATGTCCAGATCTTGTACAAATGCAGAAaggtagatatatatatatataaagaggaCAGATTATAAATAATTCATGCTTCATGAAAATACAGTGACAATTTTCTTAAAGTGTGCACAGTATCAGCACTTCCTTTCTTATATACCGTAGTTTTGATCAGATTGCTTTTATAGGTTTTTTGGTAAAAAGTTATAGATTTTGTCTTTTCTGCATATGGAAAAGTTTGTCAATTCAAAATGTCATTACGTTTACATGCAAATTAGATAAAAACCTTGACAACAGTTGCTTCATTACTCTAcagttttgttatttcattattattttatgcagaatggatttttttacttccagtATTTAGCTTTAATAACACAGACAGAGGTAGAGAGTTGGAAAAATATACTCATGTCAAAAATAAccttgattgtttttatttttgcagtACCACTTCCATGTATTGTAAGTGACTGGACCGAATGGAGTGCACCAGATGCAACTGGAACCTCATACAGAAATAGAATGGTACTCAGACCTCCACTTAATGTTGATGGAGAATGTCCACCACTTCTTCAATCCAGAAAGAGTAAGCctcattttatataaagaaagattttcacaaattttaatACATTACCCTAAGttctgtttatttcaaattgaactcatattttgtggaatccattttATATGAAAACACATTATGTAGTTATCATCCCAGTCTTGACAGTGAAAAATATATGGTCAGATCAATTCATATGAATTTGTACTATGCATgctttttcaattgaaattgtGACATCACAATGCATTCTTTATTGCACAAAAACACATAAGACAAGGATAccccttttaaaataatgatatttggttaaacatgtattatacatgcattgaagacctgttggtgaccttctgctgttggttttttatttggtcgggttgttgtctctttgacacattccccatttccattctcaattttattaggtTTAATTATTAAGATATGAAAAGCTGCAAAATACAGTTTTTATCTTCTATTGGTAAGATTTGTcacaatttattcatttatatcaaagtatattattcatgggttttttttaaagttaaaaattcACTGACATGTATGTAAGAAATCATGTGcaattgtttctttttcagTCAAACTCCCATGTCTTGTTTCTGAATGGACCGAATGGTCTAAACCAGATCCACAAGGAACCAGAACCAGAACTAGAGGTGTAGTAAGACCAGCATTGAATGGCGGACAAGAATGTCCAGAATTGATCCAGAGAGACAAAGGTTACTAAGGAGTCATTGTTAACTTTTAGTGTAAACTGTGTTTGATATAATGTTGATTTTCAGGgaatataattatcataatatacagatgggaaaaaaactgaattttcaCAGCAGATTCAAAGAAActtaaaatgtgtataaaaatTCATGATTTTACTTGATTTTTACTTATTTGGTTAAATAAGCTTTTGCGACAATACAATTCTGCTACATTCATTATTATTCTGctgattcattattattctgctgattcattattatttgttagatACTTATTTTCTTGTCATCATTATTTTAGAACTAAAAGGTAATAAAATACAAGTATACAACAAACTTTTACATCTTTTATAGTTGAGGTAGTCTGTGTAGTATCTGAATGGGGCGTATGGAATTATGCCAACTCTGATGGAATTAGTAAACGAGAGAGAACTGTGATAATACAACCACAAAATGGTGCTGGCAATTGTCCACCATTAGAAGAAACAAGAAAGGGTTAGTATTAGAAACATGCTTACTGTTTTTGGACAAAAAACACCTTCACaacttttttgtattgttttgaagACCTGGTACGGAACTTGATAATAGGTTGTACAGCTAAATTGTTTTAGTGTGTACCTAATGCAGTAAACTTAAGTTTGCTTATTGAACCATGAGTTCTCCATTAgctattgtaaatataaaataccaGTTAACTTTTTGGTACCTATCCAAAGATTTTATAAGCGAGTagtaaaagatataaacaatatggATATTATGGTTCACCTTGCCAGTTTAGTGGAATATAATCCTTAATCCTTGGATACTTATAAGAATTGTTTGAGGATTTCTTGAGTAGTGGTGAAccacaatttcaaatatttcaaatttttaacaaaaagctTATTTCCTACAGGCTGgtatgcacaaaaaaaaaaccaagtatCCACAAAATCACACTATTTCTattaaatacatgaaaatttGTATCAAGAAAAAGTACTATTCAAAGGTAAATGAATATTGATTTGGGGTATAAATTAACAGACAGCAACACAACAAGAAAATAACCATAAGATATCTACTAAAAAGGCAACAAACCGTCTTCAACCAACATGCCAATATATAATTATGGCCCTTAATTTTCAGTATCTCGAGACTGTGTTGTAACAGAATGGACTTTTTGGACTGCACCAAACCAAGGTGGCAGATCAGAGAGAACAAGAGATGTACAGGTTGCACCACTTCATGGTGGAAAACAATGTCCTCCACTCAAAGAAACTAGACGAGGTAAATAAGACAGAAAAATTTCAGTTCTACTAGCAACAAAGTTAATTTAGAGCATTATTATGCCTGTCCAATACATTTATATGAATATGTGTATGAAAAAAGACTAATAGACTTGGTTTTCAAGAGTTTACAGAGTAATGAGATTGTGGCTAGGCAAAGGGGGCATCCAGTTTTTCCATTGTCAGTCTCTTTGTATGTACATACATACATTGTCCCAAATTGGTTTCTATTCTCTTGACTTTAATTTGCCTTACAAATGTTATGAAtcttattacaataaaaaaaacattcaaatttggATGTTGTCACTTTTACAGTCTTTAGATAAGTCCCTTTATAATGGTAGTTGCAATTGGGGACATCATCTGTGTCATTCTCCacttattttttaattgctCATATTCATAAGTAAACCAGAAGTTTAAAAAGTTTGGTTGGTTAGACGAAAAGATTActtctaaaaaatatattctgaaGAAAAAGTCCTTTGGAAGtttggtattaattattttcacTTCTTACAACCTGATATTGGCTTTGTTGCAGTTGATACACCTTGTGTTGTAAGTGAATGGTCATACTGGTCCACACCAGACTCTAATGGAGTTTCAAAAAGAACAAGAGAAGTCCTAAGAGCAACTGTTGGTGAAGGTCAAGGTTGTCCAGATCTCCAAGAAACAAAACAAGGTAAAATGAACTTTTGACTATATATGAGTACTGAActgaaatttatttctttacttAATAACTGCCTGTAAGCTGACGAGAAGGATTGAGAGAAAGACTAACTATTAGCCAATAATGGGGGGAAATCCTAAAATTGCCTTAATTAACAGATGGATAAGTGGAGGgtacaaaaattgaatcaatttttagataattgGTAAGTCAAAATTCAAGTGgggaaatttttaatattttttaaatttgctggAAAGTGCCATCAAGCaatcatttaaaaagatttCTATATTTTGTAGTTGATCAACCATGTATTGTAAGTGAATGGTCATACTGGTCAACACCAAACAATAATGGAATTTCACAAAGAACAAGAACTGTCCTCCGTCCAGCTGTCGGTAATGGTAAACCATGTCCAGAACTTGAAGAAACAAAGGAGGGTAAGTTAAAACTTTCAGTAAGATGTTTCACAGAAGCCTTCAGGAAGTCTAGTGGTTGTCATTGATTGCCATCTGTCATGAATATTTTTGTCCCATGTCAATGTGAtctgttagtttattttctgtTGTATTCACATTCACATCTTTTAACTGGtgcttttaaagaaaatatatataatataatttttttttacagcaacATAGGTCCTCCACTATTTAGTATACTTGACTTAATTTGGGGGACTAAAAGTAAGGtataaagaaaatcaagaattcAAAAAGATGGATCTGCAAGTTATTACATCCTTCACTCTTGGTAGCATTACAAAAAGAGACTGATACATATTAAATTTACATTCATAACAAAAAGTTCTGGAATAAACAAACTCTGCATAATCAGATATACAACTTACATGTCATTGtccatcataccacatttccttatttttttttactagatCAAGTTTATAATACATATGTAAGTAGCAGGTGCTTAAACTTATGAACCATGCTGAAAGGATGCATTCCTTTATAAAAAGACATAATATTACAAGAAACAAGtaaattgtgaatttttttttaaaaaggcttTGCTCAATGATCCATTCAGGAATGGTTTtgcattaaaatgttttatatttcttgaggaaatatctttttcatgGTTTACTCCTGGTTTGCCCACTTTTAATTCTACCAATTATCTAttagtaaagaaaacaaaaaagacaaaaggttTAATGAGCATACAAAAGTATAGTCTGTTCCAACTTAGGTATATAGTTTGTAAGTGTTTTCCATATATTcaggttggtttttttttcagtgtatagaaaaattatttacaaaaatcaaatattttctcaagaatttaatataaattcattcaacatacatacatgtacacaacaAATAACACGAAAAAATGATATTCAGTTACGAAAGTGTCTTAATAGTTCATTAGTTTTTGATAGTTCATTagtttttgaatgattttcatgataaaaattagatctcttttattgcaaacatatttcaataaatgCATAACATGaggaaatatgtaaaatgaggATAAATACaatcttttataaatacatCAAAAGTCACAATAAACTATATTTACAAAgtcaaaatttacaatatttcacTTCATTGTTCAGTTCAAATGGAGAAGATAGGATGCTGTGTCAGAGTAAACTACCAAGTCTTGTTGGCATCGGTCTTTCGGTAGTTGGAGTCTTGTGTCTTTTACTCTTTATCGTCGTCATACTGGATAATGTTGCATTTGTGAGTGCCTGTGTCTTCCTTCAGTACCTTGCCGATCTCGTAGGTGTTTCGGCGGGCATGTTTGAGTCTCTTCTTAAGTTTGTTGTGCCATGGCATCCTTCCAGGTGATTTGTGGTGCGGGGTCCTTCTGTGTAATAGTGATTCCATAGAAAGCGGTAGCTTTCAACACAGAACTCTGTCATAATTATATTCTGTAAATGAAATTGTAGCGgttttgtttttagtttctCCAATGTCTTCTAAAGTGCTCAGCCAAACATCCTCAACAAGGTGGGCGGAACAAGAAGTAGTACTGAAGCTTGTCGTATCAGTTGAGTAATgtcttcattttctttatacaGGACTGTAGTCCATTTTTCTGTGCCTATCGCAAAATGCACTGGGTGAAGTGGAAGTAGAAGCATTTCTCATTTACTCTTGGCCACACTGTCCATGCTGCATTGTTGGTTGTCTCATAGTCATTAAATAGTCTTTCTGGTTGAAGTTCTAACTGGCGTTCTTAGcaatcatgattattttttgaaagctcttttattgttgttggtttttttttttaaagaaaatgctaGCTTGGATGCAGATTACTGTTCAAATTGTGTCATATTCATAGCTTGGCTACTGAACAGTTCCATTTATATTCTAGTTGTTAgaattaatttgatattttttatatttaattattagagctgtgtattttattaaaattctaagAATAAAGTTGAATAAACTTTTAAGTCAAAGATATTCAAATGAGATTTGGTCTAATAAATCtgtagtttcatttttttactttttacttttttttcagaatataccaataattaaaattatttgttgataaattggaataataataaattttaagtgcacattttttcctttttttttataaatacaaatacattttcctgtcaaagaaatataaaatatagaaaagtttTGCACATTTTCCTTGATTTGATAGCAGaatataatattcttttaaaaatttacaggtaaaataaaaggtaaaaaatatgactataattcagatataaactataattgttaaaacaacaattccctctatgtttacatatacatgtaattaaaagtgGGCAAACCAGGATGACACCCTTTTTCATATGGCTTTGTTCAATTAACCAAGTCAGAAAATTACTAATTGATTTTGAGGTATTGAATTTTTCGAGGCATTATTCTTTGTAATGACAGATGTTTCAATTCTAAATTAACCTGCTGTACATttctggaataaaaaaaaacatccacTCTTTGTTATCACTATGATTGTGCCTCTAGGTcacttatattttttcaaatgtttatctTTAGTTGGAATTGACTGTGTAATGGGTCAATGGACAAATTGGTCAGAGATGATTGAAGGAGGTCTAGTAACAAGATCTAGAAGAATAATGAAGAAAGGAAACCAATATGGAGAACCATGTGGAGAAACTGCAGAATCCAAAAAACGTATGTATTAATCAACCATAGGAAAATTTATTTACTAAAACAAATTTGAGTTTTATGATATTTGCCACACAGTaacaaatcaaaaaaatatcattaaatgtGAGACATAATTAGTATTTCAACCACtttcatataattatttatatattactgATAATAGTATTAAAGAGAGGATGAAGATTTAAATcaagtataaaacataaactttacgcatggaaaaaaatgttcttttacAATGGGCACAATACATGAGTTAATCAATTTGCTTTGTCAGTCAATTTGTATCCTCAAAAGCTGTTTAAG comes from the Mytilus trossulus isolate FHL-02 chromosome 3, PNRI_Mtr1.1.1.hap1, whole genome shotgun sequence genome and includes:
- the LOC134710563 gene encoding thrombospondin type-1 domain-containing protein 7A-like isoform X5, which encodes MVSEWNEWTAPDATGTTFRYRSVTRPPINMDGECPPLIQAKKVKLPCIVTDWNEWSAPDATGSSFRWRFVTRPSINGGQECPDLIQGKKVPLPLIVSDWNVWSAPDATGSSFRWRFVTRPAINKDEPIPPLIQGKKIPLPCMVSDWNEWSAPDATGTSFRYRSVTRPPINMDGECPPLIQAKKVKLPCIVTDWNEWSAPDATGSSFRWRFVTRPSINGGQECPDLIQGKKVPLPLIVGPWNTWSASDATGTSFRWRYVLRPAINKDEPIPELIEARKVKLPCIVTDWNEWSAPDATGSSFRWRFVTRPSINGGAECPDLIQGKRIPLPCLVSEWVEWTAPDATGTTFRYRFVTRPPINMKGECPPLIQGKKIPLPCLVSDWTTWSAPDSTGTSFSYRMVTRPAINGGKECPELIRSKKIPLPCLVSDWTEWSGLDATGTSFRYRMVTRPPINMDGECPPLIQAKKEPLPCLVSDWTAWTSPDSTGTSYSIRMVTRPAINGGKECPELIRSKKLSLPCIVSDWTAWSAPDTTGTIYRFRMMTRPSLNGGAECPDLLQSKKVQLPCIVTDWNVWTAVDATGVSYRYRYIVRPSLNGGAECPPLIQSKKVPLPCIVSEWTAWTLPDQTGTRYRYRMMQRPPLNGGKECPDLVQMQKVPLPCIVSDWTEWSAPDATGTSYRNRMVLRPPLNVDGECPPLLQSRKIKLPCLVSEWTEWSKPDPQGTRTRTRGVVRPALNGGQECPELIQRDKVEVVCVVSEWGVWNYANSDGISKRERTVIIQPQNGAGNCPPLEETRKVSRDCVVTEWTFWTAPNQGGRSERTRDVQVAPLHGGKQCPPLKETRRVDTPCVVSEWSYWSTPDSNGVSKRTREVLRATVGEGQGCPDLQETKQVDQPCIVSEWSYWSTPNNNGISQRTRTVLRPAVGNGKPCPELEETKEVGIDCVMGQWTNWSEMIEGGLVTRSRRIMKKGNQYGEPCGETAESKKLKIDCVVLEWGAWTVNSITGTSTRRRAIKQVELNGGKPCPKTFETEEVEIDCEVGNWGSWGAAHPKTGMSERTRKVIKNPKNGGKDCPELIERKRVKIDCRVGHWEEWSEPFGFGTRTRRRQVTQPPANGGDRCPDLEQEAPAEITPEKTAEHIIKHFIRGYNGSRDIMVIVDSSGSIGLNYFKKSLEDLYNLLSYMCPSPEPYQPRQGQGYNQLGMIQFSTDVQDIFHFGEHKKLADIKNAITSTPYMGATTCTSKALEHVANNHMPKARPGVKKQILLLTDGLYNCNKKEVTERFAKDLQKMGEVYGMMIGIQGQQGKDLLSGLVSQPLKDHLYSSRDYREFSDLVRIIKNILISTGMKCTSFN
- the LOC134710563 gene encoding thrombospondin type-1 domain-containing protein 7A-like isoform X3 is translated as MVSEWNEWTAPDATGTTFRYRSVTRPPINMDGECPPLIQAKKVKLPCIVTDWNEWSAPDATGSSFRWRFVTRPSINGGQECPDLIQGKKVPLPLIVSDWNVWSAPDATGSSFRWRFVTRPAINKDEPIPPLIQGKKIPLPCMVSDWNEWSAPDATGTSFRYRSVTRPPINMDGECPPLIQAKKVKLPCIVSDWSTWSSPDATGSSFRWRFVTRPSINGGQECPDLIQGRKVPLPLIVSDWNTWSAADATGSSFRWRFVTRPAINKDEPIPELIEAKKIPLPCMVSDWNEWSAPDATGTSFRYRSVTRPPINMDGECPPLIQAKKVKLPCIVTDWNEWSAPDATGSSFRWRFVTRPSINGGQECPDLIQGKKVPLPLIVGPWNTWSASDATGTSFRWRYVLRPAINKDEPIPELIEARKVKLPCIVTDWNEWSAPDATGSSFRWRFVTRPSINGGAECPDLIQGKRIPLPCLVSEWVEWTAPDATGTTFRYRFVTRPPINMKGECPPLIQGKKIPLPCLVSDWTTWSAPDSTGTSFSYRMVTRPAINGGKECPELIRSKKIPLPCLVSDWTEWSGLDATGTSFRYRMVTRPPINMDGECPPLIQAKKEPLPCLVSDWTAWTSPDSTGTSYSIRMVTRPAINGGKECPELIRSKKLSLPCIVSDWTAWSAPDTTGTIYRFRMMTRPSLNGGAECPDLLQSKKVQLPCIVTDWNVWTAVDATGVSYRYRYIVRPSLNGGAECPPLIQSKKVPLPCIVSEWTAWTLPDQTGTRYRYRMMQRPPLNGGKECPDLVQMQKVPLPCIVSDWTEWSAPDATGTSYRNRMVLRPPLNVDGECPPLLQSRKIKLPCLVSEWTEWSKPDPQGTRTRTRGVVRPALNGGQECPELIQRDKVEVVCVVSEWGVWNYANSDGISKRERTVIIQPQNGAGNCPPLEETRKVSRDCVVTEWTFWTAPNQGGRSERTRDVQVAPLHGGKQCPPLKETRRVDTPCVVSEWSYWSTPDSNGVSKRTREVLRATVGEGQGCPDLQETKQVDQPCIVSEWSYWSTPNNNGISQRTRTVLRPAVGNGKPCPELEETKEVGIDCVMGQWTNWSEMIEGGLVTRSRRIMKKGNQYGEPCGETAESKKLKIDCVVLEWGAWTVNSITGTSTRRRAIKQVELNGGKPCPKTFETEEVEIDCEVGNWGSWGAAHPKTGMSERTRKVIKNPKNGGKDCPELIERKRVKIDCRVGHWEEWSEPFGFGTRTRRRQVTQPPANGGDRCPDLEQEAPAEITPEKTAEHIIKHFIRGYNGSRDIMVIVDSSGSIGLNYFKKSLEDLYNLLSYMCPSPEPYQPRQGQGYNQLGMIQFSTDVQDIFHFGEHKKLADIKNAITSTPYMGATTCTSKALEHVANNHMPKARPGVKKQILLLTDGLYNCNKKEVTERFAKDLQKMGEVYGMMIGIQGQQGKDLLSGLVSQPLKDHLYSSRDYREFSDLVRIIKNILISTGMKCTSFN